One Ahaetulla prasina isolate Xishuangbanna chromosome 1, ASM2864084v1, whole genome shotgun sequence DNA window includes the following coding sequences:
- the LOC131203466 gene encoding transcription factor 15-like produces MKSSGGAVSDLEELESGSSESSSGRSLPGTGAQSKRKRKGPRLSGHNKQRQAANARERDRTHSVNTAFSALRTLIPTEPADRKLSKIETLRLASSYISHLANMLLLQQQQQQSGGNLAEEALLVRQPCLQYQPLLQGSPASGSPRSICTFCLSNQRRLHRERDKHLSL; encoded by the exons ATGAAGTCGAGCGGGGGTGCTGTATCCGATCTGGAGGAGCTGGAGAGTGGCAGCAGCGAGAGCAGCTCGGGCCGCTCCCTGCCCGGGACCGGGGCCCAAAGCAAACGCAAACGAAAGGGCCCTCGGCTGAGTGGTCACAACAAACAGAGGCAGGCAGCCAATGCTCGGGAAAGGGACCGAACCCACAGCGTCAACACCGCTTTCAGCGCCCTCCGCACACTCATCCCAACAGAGCCTGCAGACCGTAAGCTGTCCAAGATCGAAACCCTGCGCCTGGCCTCGAGCTACATCTCGCACTTGGCGAATATGCTGCTcctacagcagcagcaacagcaatctGGTGGGAATTTGGCTGAAGAGGCCTTGCTTGTGAGGCAGCCCTGCCTGCAGTATCAGCCTCTCCTGCAGGGAAGCCCTGCCTCAGGGAGCCCAAGATCCATCTGCACCTTCTGTCTGAGCAACCAGAGGAGACTG CACAGAGAACGGGACAAACACCTGTCACTTTAA